A window of the Miscanthus floridulus cultivar M001 unplaced genomic scaffold, ASM1932011v1 fs_56_1_2, whole genome shotgun sequence genome harbors these coding sequences:
- the LOC136532285 gene encoding protein LAX PANICLE 2-like → MVPARNRQPLLRDAYATPCAAAAAAGLRVTPMASSHMAQEPIDKHHSEPIKQPPSPPPPQERHQQADQDTRRHAHAEQQQLTLRPLQPAGSSHQEAAGTSGSSSGGAGDWLRLGLAPASPGAGTPRGVVFAAHRAAEQPPPPPLLSSQPQPRTTTTTEALPPWMGVPPGPLLHQAAPGIPQASIPLPVPPTGPPWLPPWSPSAVAPPPPSLIPFGFGYRAFYTPGTGAGGPSGLDTIRVVLPPSAAAGVWFALQAAPHQGREPFLPQIPRSYLRIKDGRVTVRLLIKYLAGKLGLEDESEVEITCRGRQLPAFLTLLHVRDGIWCQGDAAASPSVVPDMSAANHLMVLQYGRRR, encoded by the exons ATGGTCCCGGCTCGGAACCGGCAGCCGCTCCTCCGCGACGCGTATGCCAcgccctgcgccgccgccgccgccgcaggcctCCGCGTGACGCCGATGGCTTCGAGTCACATGGCACAGGAGCCCATCGACAAGCACCACAGCGAGCCGATCAAgcagccgccgtcgccgccgccgccgcaggagaGGCATCAGCAGGCGGACCAAGACACGCGCCGCCATGCCCAcgcggagcagcagcagctcacgCTGCGGCCTCTCCAACCCGCCGGCAGCAGCCACCAGGAGGCCGCGGGCACCAGCGGGAGCAGCAGCGGCGGGGCCGGGGACTGGCTCCGGCTCGGCCTAGCCCCGGCGTCCCCCGGCGCCGGAACGCCGCGCGGCGTCGTCTTCGCAGCACACCGCGCGGcggagcagccgccgccgccgccgctgctgtcgTCGCAACCGCAAccgcggacgacgacgacgacggaggcGCTACCGCCGTGGATGGGCGTGCCACCGGGGCCTCTCCTGCACCAGGCCGCGCCCGGCATTCCGCAGGCGTCGATACCCCTGCCCGTGCCGCCCACCGGGCCGCCCTGGCTGCCGCCGTGGAGCCCCTCCGCGgtggcgccaccgccgccgtcgctgaTCCCCTTCGGGTTCGGGTACCGCGCGTTCTACACGCCCGGCACCGGAGCCGGCGGCCCCTCCGGCCTCGACACGATCAGGGTCGTCCTGCCGCCGTCGGCCGCCGCCGGCGTCTGGTTCGCGCTCCAGGCCGCGCCGCACCA AGGGAGGGAGCCATTCTTGCCTCAGATTCCGAGAAGCTACCTACGGATCAA GGACGGGAGGGTGACAGTCCGGCTGCTGATCAAGTACCTGGCCGGCAAGCTTGGATTGGAAGACGAATCAGAG GTGGAGATCACGTGCCGAGGGCGACAGCTCCCCGCGTTCCTGACCCTGCTGCATGTCCGGGACGGCATCTGGTGCCAGGGCGACGCTGCCGCCTCGCCGTCGGTGGTGCCGGACATGTCAGCAGCTAACCACCTCATGGTTTTGCAGTACGGCAGAAGACGCTag